The following proteins are encoded in a genomic region of Roseofilum casamattae BLCC-M143:
- a CDS encoding sensor histidine kinase → MKLASMQTRGTADLNAIAIAQYPHYKSSPSPEEPSSNSDREEPSSTLYPPEPKEPETFTPASNRVTTSGSNTNAQTLRQFQQLVTERTAQLELSLKVQAKLYEQTRRQVEELRHLNQLKDEFLSTVSHELRTPLTSMTLAIRMLRQPGISPERQQKYLDILEAQCQQEVNLINDLLTLQELESNAIDLDYQPLDIGKSIARETARFATQWGHKEIEVRLDVAPELPMIHTEEDSFRGIVAELLSNAGKFSQPGTEVVVRVKPDTSDANNVQISISNQGIGIESSERPYIFDKFRRGTGVTAKAIAGTGLGLALVKGLVEQLGGTISVTSYPLTSEVIWETCFTLILPQG, encoded by the coding sequence ATGAAACTGGCATCCATGCAAACGAGGGGAACAGCCGATCTCAATGCGATCGCGATCGCCCAGTATCCTCATTATAAGTCATCGCCTTCACCAGAAGAACCATCCTCTAACAGCGATCGCGAGGAACCTTCGAGCACCCTTTATCCCCCCGAACCCAAAGAACCCGAAACCTTTACCCCAGCGAGCAATCGCGTTACAACATCGGGAAGCAACACCAACGCCCAAACCTTGCGGCAATTTCAACAGCTCGTTACCGAACGCACGGCACAACTGGAATTAAGCTTAAAAGTACAAGCCAAACTCTACGAACAAACTCGGCGACAGGTGGAAGAGCTGCGCCATCTCAATCAGCTCAAAGATGAATTTTTAAGTACGGTCAGTCACGAACTGCGAACGCCGTTAACCAGCATGACCTTAGCGATTCGCATGTTGCGCCAACCGGGTATTTCTCCAGAACGGCAACAAAAATATCTGGATATTTTGGAAGCCCAATGCCAGCAGGAAGTGAATCTGATTAATGACTTGCTCACCCTACAAGAGCTGGAAAGTAACGCGATCGATCTCGACTATCAACCCCTAGACATCGGCAAAAGCATTGCGCGAGAAACAGCCAGATTTGCCACTCAATGGGGTCACAAAGAAATTGAGGTACGCTTAGATGTAGCCCCAGAGCTACCGATGATCCATACCGAAGAAGATAGTTTTCGGGGCATTGTGGCTGAATTACTCAGTAACGCCGGTAAGTTTTCGCAGCCGGGAACCGAAGTGGTAGTGCGAGTGAAACCGGATACCTCGGATGCCAATAACGTTCAGATTTCGATTTCCAATCAAGGAATTGGCATTGAATCGAGCGAACGGCCTTACATTTTCGATAAATTCCGCCGAGGGACGGGAGTTACGGCAAAAGCGATCGCCGGAACGGGTTTAGGACTAGCCTTAGTGAAGGGATTAGTGGAACAATTAGGGGGCACCATTTCCGTTACTAGTTATCCCCTCACCTCGGAGGTAATCTGGGAAACCTGCTTTACCCTGATTCTGCCCCAAGGATAA
- a CDS encoding ABC1 kinase family protein: MPNILPARSSQWQRITYSPLRRQIQVFSAIASFAIALFWDRWRGNQTSARQRQRARWLVKILLELGPTFIKIGQSLSTRSDILPAEYIEALEELQDRVPAFSTEQAISIIEAELGSSVRALFRQFDPLPLAAASLGQVHRAMLHTQEEVIVKVQRPGLRSLFDVDARAIYRAIQILERVFAWTRKYELMTIYDEFFRILYQEIDYKQEALNAERFRDNFAEDEQIIVPKIYWRYTTHQILTAEYLPGIKIDNREALIACGLDPRQINQIGICCYLKQLLLDGFFQADPHPGNLAVSTEGKLIFYDFGMMGEIQSLAKDSMIRNFFAVLRKDTDEVIDTLVQMGLIEPMADMTPVRRLIEFLLDRFTERPVNFREFTLIQDELYTMFEQQPFRLPAEMTFVLKALTTLDGIARALDPEYNLVASSQPFIREVTTAQGGRYAIAEVFRQAKLWVQSPFQQPRTSDLWFQGLEERLQAGTLELPVRAVESDRRLQSLTRAVRQLLYLCGAGFTLVAGSILLVGQYVGLAIAVFWASGLFGLLLLRSFFRYMS, translated from the coding sequence ATGCCGAATATTCTTCCAGCTCGCTCCTCCCAGTGGCAACGCATTACTTATTCTCCCTTACGGCGGCAAATCCAAGTCTTCTCGGCAATTGCCTCGTTTGCGATCGCTCTGTTCTGGGATCGATGGCGCGGCAACCAGACATCGGCGCGCCAACGGCAGCGGGCCCGCTGGTTAGTCAAAATACTGTTAGAGTTAGGGCCGACGTTTATTAAAATCGGTCAGTCTCTGTCTACGCGCTCCGATATTTTGCCAGCGGAATACATTGAAGCCTTAGAAGAATTGCAAGACCGGGTTCCTGCCTTTAGTACGGAACAAGCGATTTCTATTATTGAAGCGGAGTTAGGATCTTCGGTTCGTGCCCTCTTTCGTCAGTTCGATCCTCTACCCTTAGCTGCTGCCAGTTTAGGGCAAGTCCATCGGGCGATGTTGCACACCCAAGAGGAAGTTATTGTGAAGGTGCAGCGGCCGGGATTGCGATCGCTATTTGATGTGGATGCACGAGCGATCTATCGAGCCATTCAAATTCTGGAAAGAGTCTTCGCCTGGACGCGCAAGTACGAACTCATGACCATCTATGATGAATTTTTTCGGATTCTCTATCAAGAAATTGACTATAAACAAGAGGCACTCAATGCCGAACGGTTTCGCGATAATTTTGCCGAGGACGAGCAAATTATTGTCCCCAAAATTTATTGGCGCTACACCACTCACCAAATTTTGACCGCCGAGTATTTACCTGGAATTAAAATTGATAACCGAGAGGCATTGATTGCTTGCGGTCTCGATCCGCGCCAGATTAACCAAATCGGCATTTGTTGCTATCTGAAACAATTGCTGTTGGATGGTTTTTTTCAAGCCGATCCCCATCCGGGAAATTTAGCGGTGAGTACGGAAGGGAAGCTGATTTTCTACGATTTTGGCATGATGGGCGAGATTCAATCTCTGGCGAAGGATAGCATGATTCGCAATTTTTTTGCCGTGTTGCGCAAAGATACGGATGAGGTGATCGATACTCTGGTGCAGATGGGGTTAATTGAGCCGATGGCAGATATGACTCCGGTGCGGCGACTGATTGAGTTTTTGTTGGATCGGTTTACGGAACGACCGGTGAATTTTCGCGAGTTTACTCTAATTCAAGACGAACTCTATACGATGTTCGAGCAACAGCCATTTCGCTTGCCGGCAGAGATGACGTTCGTGCTGAAGGCGCTAACCACGTTGGATGGAATTGCTCGTGCCTTAGATCCGGAATACAATTTGGTCGCGTCTTCCCAGCCGTTTATTCGGGAGGTGACGACGGCTCAGGGCGGGCGTTATGCGATCGCCGAAGTGTTTCGTCAAGCCAAACTCTGGGTACAGTCTCCATTCCAACAACCGAGAACCAGCGATCTCTGGTTCCAAGGACTCGAGGAACGCTTGCAAGCGGGCACTCTGGAGCTTCCCGTCAGAGCGGTAGAGAGCGATCGCCGCTTACAATCCTTGACTCGCGCAGTTCGTCAGTTACTCTATTTATGCGGTGCGGGATTTACGTTAGTTGCGGGCAGTATTCTCTTGGTCGGACAATACGTTGGGTTGGCGATCGCTGTTTTCTGGGCGTCCGGACTGTTTGGTCTTTTGCTCCTGCGATCGTTCTTTCGCTACATGAGTTAA
- the ndk gene encoding nucleoside-diphosphate kinase: MERTFIAIKPDGVQRGLVGEIIRRLENKGFTLVGLKLMNVSKDLAEQHYGVHKERPFFPSLIKFITSGPVVAMVWEGDGVVASARKIIGATNPLSAEPGTIRGDFGVSVGRNLIHGSDAIETAQNEIELWFKEDELAAWKPTLTPWLYE, translated from the coding sequence GTGGAACGTACCTTTATCGCCATTAAACCCGACGGCGTCCAACGAGGGTTAGTGGGCGAGATTATTCGTCGCTTAGAAAACAAAGGCTTTACCCTCGTCGGACTCAAGCTGATGAACGTGAGTAAAGATCTCGCCGAACAGCATTATGGCGTACATAAAGAACGACCGTTCTTCCCGAGTCTCATCAAGTTTATTACCTCCGGTCCTGTAGTCGCCATGGTTTGGGAAGGAGACGGAGTCGTCGCTTCGGCCCGCAAAATTATCGGTGCGACCAATCCTCTGAGTGCAGAACCGGGAACCATTCGCGGGGATTTTGGTGTTAGTGTCGGACGCAATCTGATTCATGGTTCCGATGCCATTGAAACCGCTCAAAATGAAATCGAATTGTGGTTCAAAGAGGACGAGCTGGCTGCTTGGAAACCAACTCTGACCCCCTGGTTATACGAATAA
- a CDS encoding pentapeptide repeat-containing protein, translating to MDTQELLNRYRQGERDFAHVDLSGANLSGSNLRQIDLTGADLTGANLTWVAFNEAKLTGACLRRANMGNSMLTNSQLSGANLSGANLTKADLRLTLLQEAELNWAILTEADLTSADLQHSTLDRINLERAKLTSVNLVGAELMEANLRQANLTGANLRQVNLRESHLEDANLRNAILADANLTEANLLNACLRSTNLTGADLHRTMLAGADLSDAILDRADLSRADLEGAYLLKTSFKQAHLLRTNLQKVYLLQGDLSHANLRGSDLRQADLSGSYLSDANLGETDMTGALFLESRLIRTILDGAKLTGACVQNWKIEGVDFSKVECHYLWRKFNFTTKSPASRYPADRDFEPGEMGREYEENSTTIEVWFTEAPNWEVLVLTLAELQQENRELHLNVESYVPMDRGYLLRLLASHMVNGKIIAEQILKLYPDVKERLSLCRHQLLSLLKQPPLSRSPDRGETGGATSNSETSAQPTVDRQQQLYQETSKQIKTILFSQMPEQFVDNIQRLLNYLKEEGINLEDLQKKVIVTAIVQRGQQDDAFRENLFQWEKKASQQMRVSMMGKSVRVAIAILWKKQQQEAASS from the coding sequence ATGGACACACAAGAGCTGCTCAATCGCTATCGACAAGGAGAACGAGATTTTGCCCATGTAGACCTTAGTGGAGCAAACCTCAGCGGCAGTAATCTACGACAAATCGATCTAACCGGTGCGGATCTGACAGGGGCTAATCTGACTTGGGTGGCATTTAACGAGGCCAAGCTCACTGGAGCCTGTTTGCGACGGGCAAATATGGGAAATTCCATGCTCACGAATAGTCAGTTAAGTGGGGCAAATTTAAGCGGGGCGAATTTAACGAAAGCAGATTTGCGCTTGACGTTGCTGCAAGAGGCCGAACTGAATTGGGCGATTTTAACCGAGGCGGATTTAACCAGTGCCGATTTGCAACATTCTACCCTCGATCGCATTAATTTAGAACGAGCTAAACTCACCAGCGTTAATTTAGTCGGAGCGGAATTAATGGAAGCAAATCTGCGCCAGGCGAATTTAACTGGGGCGAATCTGCGCCAGGTGAACTTACGCGAAAGCCATCTGGAAGATGCTAACTTACGCAATGCTATTTTAGCTGATGCAAACTTAACTGAAGCGAATTTGCTCAATGCTTGCTTGCGCTCTACCAATTTAACCGGAGCGGATCTACACCGAACGATGCTCGCAGGAGCGGATTTGAGCGATGCGATTTTAGACCGAGCTGATTTGAGTCGGGCCGATCTCGAGGGCGCTTACTTATTGAAAACTAGCTTTAAACAAGCTCATTTACTGCGCACGAATTTGCAAAAGGTTTATTTATTACAAGGGGATTTGAGTCATGCTAACTTACGCGGTTCGGATCTGCGCCAGGCAGATTTGAGCGGCTCTTATTTGAGCGATGCCAATTTAGGCGAGACGGATATGACTGGGGCGTTATTTTTAGAGAGTCGCCTGATTCGGACGATTTTAGATGGAGCGAAGCTGACTGGTGCTTGCGTACAAAATTGGAAAATTGAGGGGGTTGATTTTTCCAAAGTGGAATGCCATTATTTATGGCGGAAGTTTAATTTTACAACCAAAAGTCCTGCCAGTCGCTATCCGGCAGACCGAGATTTTGAACCGGGGGAAATGGGGCGAGAATATGAGGAGAATAGTACTACAATTGAAGTTTGGTTTACGGAAGCGCCGAATTGGGAAGTTTTGGTGTTAACCTTGGCGGAATTGCAACAGGAAAACCGCGAGTTGCATTTGAATGTTGAGTCTTATGTGCCGATGGATCGCGGCTATTTGCTCAGATTATTAGCCAGCCATATGGTCAATGGGAAAATTATTGCCGAACAGATCCTGAAGTTGTATCCCGACGTGAAGGAGCGGCTTTCGTTATGTCGCCATCAGTTATTGAGCCTGCTGAAGCAACCTCCCCTATCGCGATCGCCCGATCGCGGGGAAACTGGGGGAGCCACGAGCAACTCCGAGACCTCTGCGCAACCGACGGTCGATCGCCAACAGCAGCTCTATCAAGAAACCTCGAAACAAATTAAGACGATTCTGTTCTCGCAAATGCCGGAACAATTTGTCGATAATATTCAACGTCTCTTGAATTATTTGAAAGAGGAAGGGATTAATTTAGAAGATTTGCAGAAAAAAGTTATTGTCACGGCAATTGTCCAACGAGGGCAACAAGATGATGCGTTCCGGGAAAATTTGTTTCAGTGGGAAAAAAAGGCCTCGCAACAAATGCGCGTTTCAATGATGGGAAAGTCAGTCCGAGTGGCGATCGCCATTCTTTGGAAGAAGCAGCAGCAAGAGGCCGCATCGAGTTGA
- a CDS encoding Ig-like domain-containing protein, with translation MKIVEEAISYWKFKSKEWQPLDRLVIPLIGGLFILIFFLTIFGKNAAPRVREFSWQDRTIAANDRSFILQFSHPMDRESVENNLKIDPSLSGKFSWAGRRMAYTLNKPAPYGTDFTVKIEGARDRYSEERQGAIIKPFTGNFTSRDRAFAYIGSEGEQAGRLILYNLTQNQQEILTPANLVVMDFESYPDRQHILFSARENNDGDPEQITAQKLYTATTGLDSTENPGIVEQILDNETYQNLNFDLSADGAAIVVQRVNQNDPRDFGLWIIPENEDPYPMNNKPGGDFLITPDSQAIAILQGEGVALIPLYPDEDQPADKPLLFLPKFGQILNFTPDGSEAAMVKFNPDYTRSLYLVDNQGNEKELLNLKGSIQQCQFDPTQTTLYCLLSKLIDGDIYQELPYISIINLETNEQTPLVGIPNQRNIQMSLSPDGLALLFDQIQAEGESPEAASSLNEDGQAIASSNLWILPILDVQSLSQGAQAEPEILPLKGFRPQWLP, from the coding sequence ATGAAGATAGTAGAAGAAGCAATTTCCTATTGGAAGTTTAAATCGAAAGAATGGCAACCTTTAGACCGGTTGGTAATCCCTCTCATTGGCGGGTTATTTATCCTTATTTTCTTCTTGACTATTTTCGGCAAAAATGCAGCGCCTCGGGTGAGAGAATTTAGCTGGCAAGACCGGACGATCGCAGCGAACGACCGTTCCTTCATCCTCCAGTTTAGCCATCCCATGGATCGCGAAAGCGTCGAGAATAATTTAAAAATTGACCCCTCATTGTCGGGAAAATTTAGTTGGGCGGGGCGGAGAATGGCATACACCCTCAACAAACCCGCACCCTATGGCACTGACTTCACGGTAAAAATTGAAGGGGCAAGAGACCGATACTCCGAGGAACGACAAGGAGCAATTATCAAGCCATTTACGGGTAACTTTACCAGCCGCGATCGCGCGTTTGCTTACATTGGCAGCGAAGGAGAACAAGCGGGACGATTAATCTTATATAACTTGACGCAAAACCAACAAGAAATTCTCACGCCAGCCAATCTGGTGGTCATGGACTTTGAATCCTATCCCGATCGCCAGCATATCTTATTCTCAGCCAGAGAAAATAATGATGGTGACCCCGAGCAAATTACCGCGCAAAAACTCTATACCGCCACCACCGGCTTAGATTCCACCGAGAATCCCGGAATTGTCGAACAAATCCTCGATAACGAGACCTACCAAAACCTCAATTTCGACCTTTCCGCTGATGGAGCAGCCATCGTCGTCCAGCGCGTGAATCAGAACGATCCGAGGGACTTTGGCTTGTGGATTATTCCAGAAAACGAAGACCCCTACCCCATGAACAACAAACCAGGTGGGGATTTCTTAATTACTCCAGACTCGCAAGCGATCGCCATTTTACAAGGCGAAGGCGTTGCCCTGATTCCCCTCTATCCAGACGAAGACCAACCGGCAGATAAACCCCTCCTGTTTCTGCCCAAGTTCGGTCAAATTCTCAACTTCACTCCCGACGGTTCGGAAGCAGCGATGGTCAAATTTAACCCGGACTACACCCGTTCGCTATATCTAGTGGATAACCAAGGAAACGAGAAAGAATTACTCAACCTCAAAGGCTCGATTCAACAGTGCCAGTTTGACCCCACTCAAACCACCCTCTATTGCTTGCTCTCGAAGCTGATTGATGGCGACATTTATCAAGAACTGCCCTACATTAGCATTATCAACCTCGAAACCAACGAACAAACTCCTTTGGTCGGCATTCCCAATCAACGCAATATCCAAATGAGTCTTTCCCCAGATGGTCTCGCTCTTCTCTTCGACCAGATTCAAGCTGAGGGCGAATCTCCAGAAGCAGCAAGCAGTCTCAACGAGGACGGTCAGGCGATCGCCAGTAGTAACTTATGGATCTTGCCGATACTTGATGTCCAGTCCCTGAGTCAGGGAGCCCAAGCTGAGCCGGAAATTCTCCCCCTAAAAGGGTTTCGCCCGCAATGGTTACCTTAA
- a CDS encoding TIGR03943 family putative permease subunit: MLDRLNFPQRWLPTLDVLTTGLWGLVLMKFWITGELNLLIHPAYHWLTVIAGVILIALSSFKGWQLWRRYQTRLANRSRTSLKAAEHSTLLPQSLSCYLLIFAAMVALTVRPHAFTSETALKRGVNDFLPVTQVTPQSFANAASRQGLSLVEWVRTLNVYPEPDAYTGEDASVQGFAIHPPDFPEDYILLARFVVTCCAADAYPVGLPVYLPDGDRDRYPEDGWLDVTGVMETHVLNDRRKLVIKANTIESIPEPKNPYNY; this comes from the coding sequence ATGCTGGATCGACTGAATTTTCCACAACGTTGGTTGCCGACTCTAGATGTACTCACAACTGGATTGTGGGGGTTGGTATTAATGAAGTTTTGGATTACTGGAGAGCTAAATTTATTAATCCATCCTGCCTATCATTGGTTGACGGTTATTGCCGGTGTAATCTTAATTGCGTTGAGCAGTTTTAAGGGATGGCAACTGTGGCGACGCTACCAAACCCGTCTAGCCAATCGCTCGCGAACGTCTCTGAAGGCAGCCGAACATTCTACCTTATTACCCCAGAGTTTAAGTTGTTATCTCCTCATCTTTGCCGCCATGGTCGCGCTGACTGTACGACCTCATGCGTTTACCTCAGAAACAGCCTTAAAGCGAGGCGTGAATGACTTTTTACCGGTAACTCAAGTGACGCCGCAATCCTTTGCGAATGCTGCCAGTCGGCAAGGATTATCTCTAGTCGAATGGGTGCGAACCCTCAATGTTTATCCCGAACCCGATGCTTACACTGGAGAAGACGCGAGCGTGCAAGGGTTTGCCATTCATCCTCCCGACTTCCCCGAAGATTATATTCTCCTCGCTCGGTTTGTCGTCACTTGTTGTGCGGCTGATGCCTATCCCGTCGGCTTGCCCGTGTATCTCCCCGATGGCGATCGCGATCGCTATCCGGAAGATGGTTGGCTCGACGTGACTGGAGTCATGGAAACTCATGTCTTAAACGATCGGCGAAAATTAGTCATTAAAGCCAATACCATTGAGTCGATTCCCGAACCCAAAAATCCTTATAATTATTAA
- a CDS encoding permease, whose protein sequence is MTQFKTAFTIFLSLIVEAFPFLLLGVMLSSALLFLVDERRLLGLIPKQPLLGALAGSAIGFLFPVCECGNVPVARRFLLQGFPPSVAVGFLLAAPTINPVVIWSTWTAFRGQPEVVVLRMLFSLIIATGIAWIFSAQADLRPLLQPGIVRLMPKPEREKPGRKLEGLDPESSNLLAGGNFLIGASGKPMRLDESSWEMTQIPQDIAKQPWSARVRLFFDNALQELRELGGMLIIGSAIAAIIQVGMPRDLILAVGTGPVTSILAMMLLGAVVSICSTVDAFFALSFASTFTSASLLAFLVFGPMIDIKSVGLMLSVFKARTIAYLLVLAAQLTFVLTFLYHTID, encoded by the coding sequence ATGACTCAGTTCAAGACCGCTTTTACAATTTTTCTCAGTCTCATTGTTGAAGCCTTTCCGTTTCTCTTGCTCGGAGTGATGCTCTCGAGTGCGCTGCTCTTCCTGGTAGACGAGCGCCGGTTATTAGGACTGATTCCCAAACAACCCCTACTCGGTGCTTTGGCGGGGAGCGCGATCGGATTTTTATTCCCAGTCTGCGAATGCGGTAACGTGCCGGTAGCGCGCCGATTTTTGCTCCAGGGATTTCCCCCTTCGGTAGCAGTGGGATTCTTGCTCGCCGCACCAACGATTAATCCGGTAGTCATTTGGTCAACCTGGACGGCCTTTCGCGGTCAACCCGAAGTTGTGGTGTTGCGGATGCTCTTTTCCTTGATAATTGCCACCGGAATTGCTTGGATATTTAGCGCCCAAGCAGATTTACGACCCCTCTTGCAACCGGGTATCGTCCGCTTAATGCCAAAACCAGAACGGGAGAAACCCGGACGAAAACTAGAAGGTCTCGACCCAGAGTCATCAAACTTGCTCGCTGGCGGAAACTTTCTCATCGGGGCATCCGGTAAGCCAATGCGCTTGGATGAGTCGAGTTGGGAGATGACCCAAATTCCTCAAGATATAGCCAAACAACCTTGGTCTGCTCGCGTGCGGTTATTTTTTGATAATGCGCTTCAGGAGTTGCGCGAGTTGGGAGGGATGTTAATTATTGGCAGCGCGATCGCCGCTATTATTCAAGTAGGAATGCCGCGCGATCTGATCCTTGCCGTGGGAACGGGCCCGGTAACCTCAATTCTGGCCATGATGCTCCTCGGTGCTGTGGTGTCCATTTGCTCCACCGTCGATGCCTTTTTTGCCCTGTCTTTTGCCTCTACGTTTACCAGTGCTTCCTTGCTTGCATTTCTCGTCTTCGGGCCGATGATTGATATTAAAAGTGTAGGATTAATGCTATCGGTATTTAAAGCGCGAACCATTGCTTATCTGTTAGTATTAGCCGCTCAGTTAACCTTTGTGCTAACCTTCCTTTATCACACCATTGATTAA